In Haloimpatiens massiliensis, the following are encoded in one genomic region:
- a CDS encoding EutP/PduV family microcompartment system protein — protein sequence MRRKRIMVIGPSKSGKTTLVNALNNYDGPLRRTPDLIYGKNTIDVPSSYIENAWMYKHVIAAAQDASHVLIVVDQSNSSEIYSHGFAKSFRCPVIGVITKCDLVPENEEKCLKQLKNIGVSEPYFHISFKIGTGIDALKKYLFEKGEE from the coding sequence ATGAGAAGAAAGCGCATAATGGTAATTGGACCTTCAAAATCAGGCAAAACCACATTGGTTAATGCATTAAACAATTATGATGGTCCATTAAGAAGAACACCAGATTTGATTTATGGTAAAAACACCATTGATGTTCCAAGCTCTTATATAGAAAATGCATGGATGTATAAGCATGTAATAGCAGCAGCTCAGGATGCATCTCATGTGCTTATAGTGGTTGATCAGTCTAATAGCAGTGAAATATACTCCCATGGATTTGCAAAGTCCTTTAGATGCCCGGTAATCGGGGTTATAACAAAGTGTGACTTGGTACCTGAAAATGAAGAAAAATGTTTAAAACAGCTAAAGAACATAGGAGTGTCAGAGCCATATTTTCATATTAGTTTTAAAATTGGAACAGGAATTGATGCTTTGAAGAAGTATTTATTTGAAAAAGGTGAGGAGTAA
- a CDS encoding BMC domain-containing protein yields the protein MGDFLDRNIQRVIQESVPGKQITIAHVIASPMPDIYERLGIDEKGAIGILTLSPYESAIIAADIATKASDVEIGFLDRFTGSVVINGDVQSVETALGAVNDILKDMLGFTPAPITRT from the coding sequence ATGGGAGATTTTCTTGATAGAAACATACAACGTGTTATACAAGAGTCAGTGCCAGGAAAGCAGATTACAATAGCTCATGTTATTGCATCACCCATGCCTGATATATATGAACGTCTTGGAATTGATGAAAAAGGAGCAATAGGTATTTTAACTCTTTCTCCTTATGAATCGGCTATTATTGCAGCGGATATTGCTACAAAGGCTTCCGATGTGGAAATTGGATTCCTTGACCGTTTCACAGGTTCTGTTGTAATAAATGGTGATGTACAAAGTGTTGAAACAGCACTTGGTGCAGTAAATGATATTTTAAAGGATATGCTTGGATTTACTCCGGCTCCCATTACAAGGACATGA
- a CDS encoding cupin domain-containing protein, whose translation MKRLICAKDVEALILKNEKVFYLEGSEIITPSANDLAKNSGIIFTTEAPAPKIEHVEAKKAPNMPNIEGMDVEMMLNFFKTMMDKGLLQQMLECLKPKNVLFEAESDPSGLKVVRGNTVKMDVFDTGNPDAKVYFQELVNKEESKMSAGFLIIENSKFDWELTYEEIDYVIEGTLTVEVNGKTYTAYPGDVLFVPSGSKVVWGSPDKARVFYTTYPANWADLL comes from the coding sequence ATGAAAAGATTAATTTGTGCAAAAGATGTTGAAGCATTAATACTAAAAAATGAAAAAGTATTTTATTTAGAAGGCAGTGAAATAATTACTCCATCAGCTAATGATCTTGCAAAAAATAGTGGAATAATATTCACTACAGAAGCACCAGCACCTAAAATTGAGCATGTAGAAGCTAAAAAAGCTCCAAACATGCCAAACATAGAGGGTATGGATGTTGAAATGATGCTTAATTTCTTTAAAACAATGATGGACAAGGGTCTTTTACAACAAATGCTTGAATGTTTAAAGCCAAAGAATGTTCTATTTGAAGCTGAGTCTGATCCTAGCGGACTTAAAGTTGTTAGAGGAAACACAGTAAAAATGGATGTATTTGACACTGGTAACCCAGATGCAAAAGTTTATTTTCAAGAGTTAGTAAACAAAGAAGAATCAAAAATGAGTGCTGGATTTTTAATTATTGAAAATTCAAAATTTGATTGGGAATTAACTTATGAAGAAATTGACTATGTTATCGAGGGAACTTTAACTGTTGAAGTTAATGGAAAGACATACACAGCTTATCCTGGAGATGTGTTATTCGTACCATCAGGTTCTAAAGTAGTTTGGGGTTCTCCAGACAAGGCTAGGGTATTCTATACAACATATCCAGCAAACTGGGCGGATCTTTTATAG
- the cutD gene encoding choline TMA-lyase-activating enzyme, with amino-acid sequence MSNENLGVIERKATIFNIQKYNMYDGDGVRTLVFFQGCPLRCKWCANPEGMIKKHRVMFKSNLCVNCGACVSACPVGIHTISNETLKHEVNRDIDCIGCGKCKEACTKSAISIVGEVKTISELLEIIEEDRTFYEVSGGGVTLGGGEVLMQPEAASSLLMACKQVGINTAIETCGYAKLESVLKVAEFTDLFLFDIKHINSDKHFQLTGVRNEQILENLQELLRRKYNVKIRMPLLKGVNDQQEDIKKVMELLTPYKDYKNFKGIDLLPYHKMGVNKYNQLGIEYPIKDDPSLKNEDLDRIEGWIKEYDLPVKVIRH; translated from the coding sequence ATGAGTAATGAAAATTTAGGTGTAATTGAACGTAAAGCGACGATTTTTAATATACAGAAATACAATATGTATGATGGAGATGGAGTAAGAACTTTAGTATTCTTTCAAGGTTGCCCTCTTCGCTGTAAGTGGTGTGCAAACCCCGAAGGAATGATTAAAAAACATAGAGTTATGTTTAAAAGTAATTTATGTGTTAATTGTGGGGCTTGTGTTTCAGCTTGTCCTGTGGGAATACACACTATCTCTAATGAAACTTTAAAGCATGAAGTTAATCGCGATATTGATTGTATTGGATGTGGTAAATGCAAAGAAGCATGTACTAAATCTGCTATATCAATAGTTGGAGAAGTAAAAACTATCTCTGAACTTTTGGAAATTATAGAAGAGGATAGAACTTTTTATGAAGTTTCTGGTGGCGGAGTTACATTAGGTGGTGGTGAAGTTCTAATGCAGCCTGAAGCAGCTTCTAGTTTATTAATGGCATGTAAGCAAGTAGGAATAAATACTGCAATTGAGACTTGCGGCTATGCAAAACTAGAATCAGTACTTAAGGTAGCAGAGTTCACAGACTTATTCCTATTTGATATTAAGCATATTAATTCTGATAAGCACTTTCAATTAACAGGTGTTAGGAATGAACAGATTTTAGAAAATCTCCAGGAACTACTTCGTCGCAAATATAATGTAAAGATTCGTATGCCTTTACTTAAAGGTGTAAATGATCAACAAGAGGATATTAAAAAAGTTATGGAGTTATTAACACCATACAAAGATTATAAAAACTTTAAAGGAATTGACTTGCTTCCATATCATAAGATGGGGGTAAATAAATACAACCAATTAGGAATTGAATATCCTATAAAGGATGATCCGAGTTTAAAAAATGAAGATTTAGATAGAATTGAAGGATGGATTAAAGAATATGATTTACCTGTAAAGGTAATCCGTCACTAA
- a CDS encoding BMC domain-containing protein produces the protein MSRYKALGLIETFGLVFALEAADAMCKAADVELIGYENVASGYISVLVRGDVGACKAAVEAGAAAVNAMEDGNLYSSIVIPSPHEDLEKIINRYAIPNPITE, from the coding sequence ATGTCAAGATATAAAGCTTTAGGATTAATCGAAACTTTTGGTCTGGTTTTTGCTTTAGAAGCAGCAGATGCTATGTGCAAAGCAGCAGATGTTGAACTTATTGGATATGAAAACGTTGCGTCAGGTTATATATCTGTATTAGTTCGTGGCGATGTTGGTGCTTGTAAAGCAGCGGTAGAAGCTGGAGCTGCAGCAGTTAATGCAATGGAGGATGGAAATCTTTATAGTTCAATAGTTATTCCAAGTCCACATGAAGATCTTGAGAAAATAATAAACCGTTATGCTATTCCAAATCCTATAACTGAATAG
- the eutJ gene encoding ethanolamine utilization protein EutJ, with protein sequence MSKEKLTFEYCDNMVQEFEEVIERPIVNGSSVYYTGVDLGTACIVLAVLDENYKPVAGAYRYADVVRDGMVVDYIGAVRIVRELKQEIEEKLNTELIYAAAAIPPGTDALDSGAIKNVVQAAGFELTNLLDEPTAANAVLKIQNGAVVDIGGGTTGISVLKDGKVVYVVDEPTGGTHFSLVIAGAYGMPFNEADKFKRDNKNHKEILPVLKPVVEKVSTIISKYIKDYDVNEISLVGGTCCLTGIEEIIQKKTGVYTHKPKNPMFVTPLGIALSCTQDIME encoded by the coding sequence ATGTCAAAGGAAAAATTAACTTTTGAATATTGTGATAATATGGTTCAAGAGTTTGAGGAAGTAATAGAAAGACCAATTGTTAATGGTTCTTCTGTTTATTATACAGGTGTAGACTTAGGTACTGCTTGTATAGTATTGGCTGTTTTAGATGAAAACTACAAGCCTGTTGCAGGTGCATATAGATATGCAGATGTAGTTCGTGACGGTATGGTTGTGGATTATATTGGAGCAGTAAGGATTGTTAGAGAACTTAAGCAGGAAATCGAGGAAAAATTGAATACAGAGCTTATTTATGCGGCGGCTGCAATTCCACCTGGAACTGATGCTTTAGATTCTGGAGCAATTAAAAATGTAGTTCAAGCAGCTGGCTTTGAATTGACAAATCTTTTAGATGAACCTACTGCTGCAAATGCTGTACTTAAAATTCAAAATGGTGCAGTTGTAGATATCGGTGGTGGAACAACTGGAATATCTGTTTTAAAGGATGGAAAAGTAGTTTATGTTGTGGACGAACCTACAGGTGGTACTCATTTTTCACTAGTTATTGCAGGTGCATATGGAATGCCTTTTAATGAGGCAGATAAATTTAAAAGAGATAATAAGAACCACAAGGAAATTTTACCAGTACTAAAGCCAGTAGTTGAAAAGGTGTCAACAATTATTAGTAAGTATATTAAAGATTATGATGTTAATGAAATTTCTTTAGTAGGTGGTACTTGTTGTTTGACAGGCATCGAAGAAATTATTCAAAAAAAGACTGGCGTGTATACACATAAACCTAAAAATCCTATGTTTGTTACACCACTTGGAATAGCATTAAGCTGTACACAAGATATTATGGAATAA
- a CDS encoding BMC domain-containing protein produces MDFRIIKSPSHSTKEILIKRIGVKCETDLNSVDAIGLVQGKLIDMIYAADIAEKAVGVTVEEIRGTCPQHMVLIGIFGDTSSVEAAINEIKMKMKEGKTI; encoded by the coding sequence GTGGATTTTAGAATTATAAAATCACCTTCCCATAGCACTAAAGAAATTCTCATAAAACGTATCGGTGTAAAGTGCGAAACGGATTTAAACAGCGTTGATGCAATAGGACTTGTGCAAGGTAAGCTTATCGATATGATTTATGCTGCAGATATTGCCGAAAAAGCTGTTGGGGTTACTGTTGAAGAGATTAGGGGTACATGTCCCCAACACATGGTTTTAATTGGAATTTTTGGTGACACATCATCAGTTGAAGCCGCCATAAATGAAATTAAAATGAAAATGAAAGAGGGAAAAACAATATGA
- the cutC gene encoding choline trimethylamine-lyase, which translates to MDIREFSNKFMEATQNMSEEERASLMKMFESVSKEITKEEPTTCHVACDNNGQIPDGMTERLVKLKENYLKHVPSITTHRARAITKIAKENPGMPKSVLRGKCFKHCCETAPLVIQDHELIVGAPNGKPRAGAFSPDIAWRWMEDELDTISTRPQDPFYISDEDKKIMREELFPFWKGQSVDEYCESQYREAGVWELSGESFVSDCSYHALNGGGDSNPGYDVILMKKGMLDIKREAEEKLAELDYERPEDIEKIYFYKSLIDTAEGVMIYAKRMSDYAAELAAKETDPKRKAELLKISEINARVPAHKPSNFWEAIQAVWTIESLLVVEENQTGMSIGRVDQYMYPFYKADIESGRMNDCEAFELAGCMLIKMSEMMWLTSEGASKFFAGYQPFVNMCLGGVTREGRDATNELTYLLMDAVRHVKIYQPSLACRIHKGSPQKYLKKIVDVIRSGMGFPACHFDDVHIKMMLAKGCSIEDARDYCLMGCVEPQKAGRLYQWTSTGYTQWPICIELVLNHGVPLWYGKQVCPDLGDLSQFKTYEQFDAAVKEQIKYITKWTSVATVISQRVHKELAPKPLMSMMYEGCMEKGRGVEAGGAMYNFGPGVVWSGLATYTDSMAAIKKLVFDDKKYTLEQLNEALKADFVGYEQLRKDCLEAPKYGNDDDYADLIAADLIQFTEQEHRKYKTLYSVLSHGTLSISNNTPFGQLTGATSNGRRAWMPLSDGISPTQGADFKGPTAIIKSVSKMCCENMNIGMVHNFKLISGLLDTKEGENGIITLLRSACALQLGEMQFNYLDNKTLIEAQKHPEQYRDLIVRVAGYSAFFVELCKDVQDEIISRTVLNHF; encoded by the coding sequence TTGGATATTCGTGAATTTTCAAATAAATTTATGGAAGCTACTCAAAACATGTCTGAAGAAGAACGTGCTAGTTTAATGAAAATGTTTGAGAGTGTTTCTAAAGAAATAACAAAAGAAGAACCAACAACTTGTCATGTTGCATGTGACAATAATGGACAAATCCCAGATGGAATGACAGAGCGTTTAGTTAAGTTAAAAGAAAATTACTTAAAACATGTTCCATCAATAACAACTCACCGTGCAAGAGCTATAACTAAAATAGCTAAAGAAAACCCAGGTATGCCTAAGTCAGTTCTACGTGGTAAATGTTTCAAGCATTGCTGTGAAACTGCACCACTAGTAATTCAAGACCATGAGCTTATCGTTGGAGCACCAAACGGAAAACCTCGTGCAGGAGCATTTTCTCCTGATATAGCTTGGAGATGGATGGAAGATGAATTAGATACAATATCAACTCGTCCACAAGACCCATTCTATATATCAGATGAAGATAAGAAAATAATGCGTGAAGAGTTATTCCCATTCTGGAAAGGTCAATCAGTTGATGAATACTGTGAAAGTCAGTATCGTGAAGCTGGTGTATGGGAACTTTCAGGAGAATCTTTTGTTTCAGACTGTTCATACCACGCATTAAATGGTGGAGGAGATTCTAACCCAGGATATGACGTTATTCTAATGAAAAAAGGTATGCTTGACATAAAGAGAGAAGCAGAAGAAAAATTAGCTGAACTTGACTACGAAAGACCAGAAGATATTGAAAAAATATACTTCTACAAATCATTAATCGATACTGCTGAAGGTGTTATGATATATGCTAAACGTATGTCAGATTATGCTGCAGAGCTTGCTGCAAAAGAAACTGACCCTAAGCGTAAAGCAGAACTTTTAAAAATTTCTGAAATAAATGCTAGAGTTCCAGCACATAAACCAAGCAATTTCTGGGAAGCAATTCAAGCAGTTTGGACTATAGAATCATTACTTGTAGTTGAAGAAAACCAAACAGGTATGTCTATAGGACGTGTTGACCAATACATGTACCCATTCTACAAAGCTGATATCGAGTCAGGACGTATGAATGATTGTGAAGCATTTGAATTAGCAGGTTGTATGCTTATAAAAATGTCTGAAATGATGTGGTTAACAAGTGAAGGAGCTTCTAAGTTCTTCGCAGGTTATCAGCCATTTGTTAACATGTGCTTAGGTGGTGTTACTAGAGAGGGACGTGATGCTACAAACGAATTAACTTATCTATTAATGGATGCAGTTCGTCACGTTAAAATATATCAACCATCTTTAGCTTGTCGTATACATAAAGGATCACCACAAAAATATCTTAAGAAGATAGTTGACGTTATTCGTTCAGGTATGGGATTCCCAGCATGTCACTTTGATGACGTTCATATAAAAATGATGTTAGCTAAAGGATGTTCTATAGAAGACGCAAGAGATTACTGCTTAATGGGATGCGTTGAGCCACAAAAAGCAGGAAGATTATATCAATGGACTTCTACAGGATACACTCAATGGCCTATATGTATAGAACTTGTTCTTAATCATGGTGTACCACTATGGTATGGTAAGCAAGTATGTCCAGATTTGGGAGATTTAAGCCAGTTTAAAACTTATGAGCAATTTGATGCAGCTGTTAAAGAGCAAATCAAATACATCACTAAATGGACAAGTGTTGCTACAGTAATTTCTCAACGTGTTCATAAAGAACTTGCACCAAAGCCACTTATGTCTATGATGTATGAAGGATGTATGGAAAAAGGTAGAGGAGTAGAAGCAGGTGGAGCTATGTATAACTTCGGACCAGGAGTTGTATGGAGTGGTCTTGCTACTTACACAGACTCTATGGCAGCTATAAAGAAATTAGTATTTGATGATAAGAAATACACTTTAGAGCAATTAAATGAAGCTTTAAAGGCTGATTTTGTTGGATACGAGCAATTAAGAAAAGATTGTTTAGAAGCACCTAAATATGGTAATGATGATGATTATGCAGATTTAATTGCTGCAGATTTAATTCAATTTACTGAACAAGAGCACCGTAAATATAAGACATTATATTCAGTGCTTAGCCATGGTACTTTATCAATCTCTAACAACACTCCATTTGGACAGCTTACTGGAGCTACATCAAATGGACGTAGAGCTTGGATGCCTTTATCAGATGGTATAAGTCCAACACAAGGAGCAGACTTTAAAGGACCTACTGCTATAATTAAATCTGTTTCTAAAATGTGTTGTGAAAACATGAATATAGGTATGGTTCATAACTTCAAGTTAATATCAGGTCTTCTTGATACAAAAGAAGGTGAAAACGGAATAATTACATTATTACGTAGTGCATGTGCCCTTCAACTTGGAGAAATGCAATTCAACTATTTAGATAATAAGACTCTAATAGAGGCTCAAAAACATCCAGAGCAATATCGTGACTTAATTGTTCGTGTTGCTGGATATAGTGCATTCTTCGTTGAATTATGTAAAGACGTTCAGGATGAAATCATCAGCAGAACTGTACTTAACCATTTTTAA
- a CDS encoding aldehyde dehydrogenase family protein gives MNIIDNDLLSMQEARILVENAREAQKKLATFPQEKLDEIVERMTEEIEKHLKELAKMSNEETEYGKWEDKYTKNRFVCEYLKNRLKNMNCVGIINEDKMNKTMDVGVPMGVIIAFCPSTSPVSTTIHKALIAIKSGNAIIFSPHPRAKNTISKTVDILIRAAEGVGLPEGAIAYLHTVTKSGSLELMNHRDTSLIMNTGVSEMLHAAYKSGKPVIYGGNGNGPAFIERTADIEKAAKDIISSKNFDYGVVSAAEQSIVVDSCIVAEVTQEIQKNGGYFMTDEEAEKLGNIFFYKDGSPDLEMIGKSPQFLAKKAGFSIPEDVKVLISKQKFVSQKNPYSKEKLSPVLAFYIEDDWMHACEKCIELLLSERQGHTLIIHSKDEEVIRQFALKKPVGRVLVNTPGTFGSMGATTNLFPSMTLGSGSAGQGMTSDNVSPMNLIYVRKVGYGVRSVDEIVNSVNHKEDSNEVLNHKANANEIDNFKLLESILKKVMNDLR, from the coding sequence ATGAATATTATCGATAATGATTTACTCTCCATGCAGGAAGCTAGAATTCTTGTTGAAAATGCTCGTGAGGCGCAAAAAAAATTAGCAACATTTCCACAAGAAAAGCTTGATGAAATAGTTGAACGTATGACGGAAGAGATTGAAAAACACTTAAAGGAACTTGCAAAGATGTCTAATGAGGAAACTGAATATGGAAAGTGGGAAGATAAATACACTAAAAACCGCTTTGTATGTGAGTATCTGAAAAATAGACTTAAAAACATGAATTGTGTAGGTATCATTAATGAAGATAAAATGAACAAGACAATGGATGTTGGAGTACCAATGGGTGTTATTATAGCTTTTTGTCCATCAACGAGTCCTGTTTCTACAACTATACATAAGGCGCTAATTGCAATTAAATCTGGAAATGCAATTATATTTTCACCTCATCCAAGAGCTAAAAATACGATTTCTAAAACAGTTGATATTTTGATTCGAGCTGCAGAGGGTGTAGGACTTCCGGAAGGTGCTATTGCATATCTGCATACAGTAACCAAAAGTGGTTCATTGGAGCTTATGAATCATAGGGATACTTCTCTTATAATGAATACAGGAGTTTCAGAAATGCTCCATGCAGCTTATAAATCTGGTAAGCCAGTAATTTATGGCGGCAATGGAAATGGTCCAGCATTTATAGAACGCACAGCTGATATAGAGAAGGCTGCCAAAGATATTATTAGCAGTAAGAACTTTGATTATGGGGTTGTTTCTGCCGCTGAACAGTCAATTGTTGTGGATAGCTGTATTGTAGCAGAAGTAACACAAGAGATTCAAAAAAATGGTGGATACTTTATGACAGATGAGGAAGCTGAAAAGTTAGGAAATATCTTTTTTTACAAAGATGGAAGTCCTGACTTAGAGATGATTGGTAAATCACCGCAATTTTTAGCTAAGAAAGCTGGTTTTAGTATACCAGAGGATGTGAAAGTTCTTATTTCTAAGCAAAAGTTTGTTTCTCAAAAGAACCCTTATTCAAAAGAAAAGCTTTCTCCAGTATTAGCATTTTACATTGAAGATGATTGGATGCATGCTTGTGAAAAGTGTATAGAATTGTTGCTTAGTGAAAGGCAGGGACATACACTTATTATACATTCAAAGGATGAAGAAGTTATTCGTCAATTTGCATTAAAGAAACCAGTTGGAAGAGTACTTGTTAACACTCCGGGAACTTTTGGAAGCATGGGAGCAACTACGAATTTGTTTCCTTCAATGACTTTAGGCAGTGGTTCTGCAGGTCAAGGTATGACTTCTGATAATGTTTCACCTATGAATTTAATATATGTACGTAAAGTTGGATATGGAGTTCGTAGTGTAGATGAAATTGTTAATTCAGTAAATCATAAAGAAGATTCCAATGAGGTCTTAAACCATAAGGCAAATGCAAATGAAATAGATAACTTTAAATTACTAGAGAGTATTTTAAAAAAAGTTATGAATGACTTAAGATAA
- a CDS encoding BMC domain-containing protein, with the protein MRYYGEEALGLVETIGLVPALEAADKMLKAANVELISYENIGSTLVTIMVKGDVGAVKSAVEAGAAAAAAIGKLTAHNVMPRPIKEVGDIVSVHDIDA; encoded by the coding sequence ATGAGATATTATGGAGAAGAGGCTTTAGGACTTGTAGAAACAATAGGATTAGTTCCTGCACTTGAAGCTGCAGATAAAATGCTTAAGGCAGCTAATGTTGAATTAATTTCATATGAAAACATTGGTTCAACTCTTGTAACTATTATGGTAAAAGGTGATGTGGGAGCAGTAAAATCTGCCGTAGAAGCAGGTGCCGCAGCAGCTGCAGCTATTGGTAAATTAACAGCACACAATGTTATGCCACGTCCTATTAAAGAAGTTGGAGATATTGTTTCAGTACACGATATAGATGCATAA
- a CDS encoding cobalamin adenosyltransferase — translation MMRFITEEYLRDLFRKEPFDTYKLQQGQRLTPGATQYLSDKRIKLNDDAPKANKNVSKNNKAETKEPMVNSNLNLNKKLCLKLKSMEAVFLVTSSEILKEDIILAQNIINLGRKISNIRNVVDGKGTLEPIYCRECTGMNSSNFITELDDCFEITEFHMQLAKSNAILKMHTLRCALRELQFEIIDTYKNDDDGLKDSIIGNVNSIINSLSQLICSAVGGKECQRKN, via the coding sequence ATGATGAGATTTATTACTGAAGAGTACTTGAGAGACTTATTTAGAAAAGAACCTTTTGATACCTACAAGTTACAACAAGGACAGCGCCTTACACCTGGAGCAACTCAATATTTGTCTGATAAGAGAATAAAATTAAATGATGATGCTCCAAAAGCAAATAAGAATGTTTCTAAAAACAATAAGGCTGAAACAAAAGAACCAATGGTAAACAGCAATTTAAATTTGAATAAGAAACTTTGCTTAAAATTGAAATCTATGGAGGCAGTATTTCTTGTTACTAGTAGTGAAATATTAAAAGAGGATATTATCTTAGCACAAAACATTATAAATTTGGGTAGAAAAATATCAAATATCAGAAATGTTGTGGATGGAAAAGGTACTCTTGAGCCAATTTACTGCAGAGAGTGTACTGGAATGAATTCATCAAATTTTATAACAGAGCTTGATGATTGTTTCGAGATAACAGAATTTCATATGCAGCTTGCAAAAAGCAATGCAATTTTAAAAATGCACACACTTCGCTGTGCTTTAAGGGAATTACAGTTTGAAATAATTGATACCTACAAAAATGATGATGACGGTTTAAAAGATAGCATTATAGGGAACGTTAATTCAATAATTAATTCGCTGTCTCAATTGATTTGTTCAGCAGTAGGAGGAAAAGAATGTCAAAGGAAAAATTAA
- a CDS encoding EutN/CcmL family microcompartment protein yields MIVARLIDNVWATRKAESLSGLKFMLAEEIGGIDEGRRFIVVDIISAGIGDRVIVSTGSSARKMLGDDNIPVDAVVIGIIDDDCQFG; encoded by the coding sequence ATGATAGTAGCAAGACTTATTGATAATGTATGGGCCACTAGAAAGGCAGAATCACTTAGCGGACTTAAATTTATGCTTGCAGAAGAAATTGGTGGAATAGATGAAGGACGCAGATTTATTGTTGTGGATATTATAAGTGCAGGTATTGGTGATAGGGTTATCGTTAGTACTGGCTCCTCTGCCCGCAAAATGTTGGGTGACGACAATATTCCTGTGGATGCAGTTGTTATTGGAATAATTGATGATGATTGTCAGTTTGGTTAA
- a CDS encoding membrane protein yields the protein MKEVSKAVSAEAIAAKKKLSSDFFKKGISLALFSGITYGMYTACLTMGMTKGVWGDWYGANKAGLSAFALAYLVAALGNAINDTCSAVWAILYSLVKGKFGDFLRCINSAPGRVMILAALIGGPIAGTAYVIALQMAGSIVVPISALCPAIAAILGRVLYKQELNKRMAFGIVICVFASFLIGSTSLSGGTASAKTIIGFIIAIVAALGWGFEGCVAGYGTAMIDPEIGICIRQVTSGIANLFIVVPVLAVLSGKIGLSVELATKAFTSGPAMIWFALSSCLTVFTFMTWYAGNSMCGAGLGTACNGTYSFFGPLFCLLLLGVYGGMDGYSLPSVAWIGAVIMMFGILTVSMNPLDLFRSKKQEV from the coding sequence ATGAAGGAAGTTTCAAAGGCAGTAAGTGCAGAAGCTATTGCTGCAAAGAAGAAATTATCAAGTGATTTCTTCAAAAAAGGTATATCCCTAGCTTTATTTTCAGGAATTACCTATGGAATGTATACTGCATGTCTAACAATGGGAATGACAAAAGGAGTATGGGGTGACTGGTATGGTGCTAATAAAGCTGGTTTATCAGCATTTGCCTTAGCATACTTAGTTGCAGCACTAGGAAATGCAATAAACGACACATGTAGTGCTGTTTGGGCAATTTTATATTCATTAGTTAAAGGTAAATTTGGCGATTTCTTAAGATGCATCAATTCGGCTCCAGGGCGTGTAATGATATTAGCAGCTCTTATTGGAGGACCTATCGCTGGTACAGCTTATGTTATAGCACTTCAAATGGCTGGTTCAATAGTTGTTCCGATATCAGCTCTTTGCCCTGCTATTGCAGCTATCTTAGGAAGAGTTTTGTATAAGCAGGAATTAAATAAACGTATGGCATTTGGTATTGTAATATGCGTATTTGCCAGCTTTTTAATTGGTAGTACAAGCCTTAGTGGTGGTACCGCTTCAGCAAAAACTATTATTGGATTTATTATAGCTATTGTTGCAGCTCTTGGATGGGGTTTCGAAGGTTGTGTAGCTGGATATGGTACAGCAATGATTGACCCTGAAATTGGTATTTGTATTCGTCAAGTAACATCAGGTATAGCAAACCTATTTATAGTAGTTCCAGTATTAGCAGTTTTATCTGGCAAAATTGGTCTTTCGGTTGAGCTTGCTACTAAAGCATTTACAAGTGGTCCAGCAATGATTTGGTTCGCGTTAAGTAGTTGTTTAACAGTTTTTACATTTATGACATGGTACGCTGGAAACAGTATGTGCGGAGCAGGACTTGGTACTGCATGTAATGGTACATATTCATTCTTTGGTCCATTATTCTGCTTATTATTACTAGGAGTATATGGTGGAATGGATGGTTACTCATTACCTTCAGTTGCTTGGATTGGAGCAGTAATAATGATGTTTGGTATTCTTACAGTATCTATGAATCCGTTGGATCTTTTTAGAAGCAAAAAACAGGAGGTATAA